The genomic window AAGCGCTGGGCTTCGTGGTCAAGACCGGTGCCCACTACGACGCCCGCCATGGTCATCTGGCCGGCACCGATGCCGAACGCGCCGGTGACTTGAATGCCATGTTCGGTGACAAGCAGGTCAAGGCCATCATCTGTGTGCGCGGCGGTTCCGGCGCGGCGCGCCTGCTGCCGCTGCTCGATTACGACCGCATCCGCGCCAATCCCAAGGTGCTGCTGGGTTACTCCGATATCACCGCCCTGCATTGCGCCATCCAGGCCAAGACCGGGCTGGTTACCTTCCATGGGCAGATCGGTGCGGGCAGCTGGAACCGCTTCAACGTCGATCAGTTTGATCGGCTGTTCTTCAAACGCGAACTGATGCAATACCAGAATCGCAGCGAGCCGGATGGTGAGCTGGTACCCCGAGAAAACCGCACCCTGACCCTGCGCGGCGGCAAGGCTCGCGGGGAATTGATCGGCGGCAACCTGACCGTGCTCACTGCATTGGCGGGCTCGCCATACCTGCCGGACTTCAACGGCAAGATCCTGTTCCTGGAAGATGTGTCCGAGGCGCCTTACCGCATCGACCGCATGTTCAGCACCTTGAAACTGATGGGCGCGCTGGACAAGATCGCCGGTTTCATTTTCGGCGAGT from Stenotrophomonas nitritireducens includes these protein-coding regions:
- a CDS encoding S66 peptidase family protein, which codes for MDRRRFIGGAAAAAALPLIGMQGAIAATHKQLLAAGLNKGDTVGLVSPSSASSERLSLQLAREAMEALGFVVKTGAHYDARHGHLAGTDAERAGDLNAMFGDKQVKAIICVRGGSGAARLLPLLDYDRIRANPKVLLGYSDITALHCAIQAKTGLVTFHGQIGAGSWNRFNVDQFDRLFFKRELMQYQNRSEPDGELVPRENRTLTLRGGKARGELIGGNLTVLTALAGSPYLPDFNGKILFLEDVSEAPYRIDRMFSTLKLMGALDKIAGFIFGECTDCSPGDGYGSLTLDQIFDDYILPLKIAAYRGAMIGHIKEQFIVPVGGKVEMDADAGTFRLLEPVLSGA